One window from the genome of Streptomyces cadmiisoli encodes:
- a CDS encoding TOMM precursor leader peptide-binding protein: MTGLLRTALDRQGHTGIEVSVRALGLVDAFADAPTPFDGTANTVPVHLYAGQALAGPPTGGASPCPHCLTRRWQAVRSVALRDALELGGTTHESGPWPYAVPFAADALASLVAQVAAQPVREPFPDVHVLDLRSLTVRHYPLVPDPQCPACSAPVPDTAEGAAVTLSPAPKHEPGSFRLRGIEAYDIDVAAFANPVFGALGPSVVQDVSSTSTSATIGCFSMRSGEYLRETFWGGHAGSFGASARIGVLEGLERYAGMRARGKRTTVYGTLDEFGEDAVDPRRVGLYSEAFHRENPRVVPFAPDRVIPWVWGHSLRDGTPRLVPEILTYYHAPGLENRFVQESSNGCASGGCVEEAVYFGLMEVVERDAFLLTWYGRQPLPEIDPATSARPATRHMVERLAMYGYRARFFDTRITFPIPVVTGVAERLDGGLGRMCFGAGAGLDPESALDAALCEIATDAVNLQGRSERDEARLRTMAKDFTEVTALHDHPLVYGVPEMGVHADFLLRATPTRGPLAVADLAWPDASGAMVSPDLRDDLERCVAAVTAAGFDVVVVDQTLPEQRLLGLHTFSVLVPGLLPIDFGWSRQRALGMPRLRTALREAGLRERDLETADLNPAPHPFP, translated from the coding sequence ATGACGGGCCTGTTGCGGACGGCTCTGGACCGGCAGGGCCACACCGGCATCGAGGTGTCGGTGCGCGCCCTGGGCCTCGTCGACGCGTTCGCCGACGCCCCCACCCCGTTCGACGGCACCGCGAACACGGTGCCGGTGCACCTGTACGCGGGGCAGGCGCTGGCCGGTCCGCCGACCGGGGGCGCCTCACCCTGCCCGCACTGCCTCACCCGGCGCTGGCAGGCCGTCCGTTCCGTGGCGCTGCGCGACGCCCTCGAACTGGGCGGCACGACGCACGAGTCCGGGCCGTGGCCGTACGCCGTCCCGTTCGCCGCCGACGCGCTCGCCTCCCTGGTGGCGCAGGTGGCCGCGCAGCCGGTCCGCGAGCCGTTCCCGGACGTCCACGTGCTCGACCTGCGGTCCCTGACGGTGCGCCACTACCCCCTGGTGCCCGACCCGCAGTGCCCGGCGTGCTCCGCACCCGTGCCCGACACCGCCGAGGGTGCCGCCGTCACGCTGTCCCCGGCGCCGAAGCACGAGCCGGGCTCGTTCCGGCTGCGCGGCATCGAGGCGTACGACATCGACGTCGCGGCGTTCGCGAACCCGGTGTTCGGGGCCCTCGGACCGTCCGTCGTCCAGGACGTGTCGTCCACGTCCACGTCGGCGACCATCGGCTGCTTCTCGATGCGGTCCGGGGAGTATCTGCGGGAGACGTTCTGGGGCGGACACGCCGGTTCGTTCGGCGCCAGCGCGCGCATCGGGGTCCTGGAGGGCCTGGAGCGGTACGCGGGCATGCGGGCGCGCGGCAAGCGGACGACGGTGTACGGCACGCTCGACGAGTTCGGCGAGGACGCCGTGGACCCGCGGCGCGTGGGGCTCTACTCGGAGGCCTTCCACCGGGAGAACCCCCGCGTCGTGCCGTTCGCCCCGGACCGGGTGATCCCCTGGGTGTGGGGCCACTCCCTGCGGGACGGCACGCCCCGGCTGGTGCCCGAGATCCTGACGTACTACCACGCGCCCGGTCTGGAGAACCGGTTCGTGCAGGAGAGCTCCAACGGCTGCGCGTCGGGCGGCTGCGTCGAGGAGGCCGTCTACTTCGGCCTGATGGAGGTCGTCGAGCGGGACGCCTTCCTCCTCACCTGGTACGGACGGCAGCCGCTGCCCGAGATCGATCCGGCCACCAGCGCCCGCCCCGCCACCCGGCACATGGTGGAGCGGCTGGCGATGTACGGCTACCGGGCCCGGTTCTTCGACACCCGGATCACCTTCCCCATCCCCGTCGTCACCGGTGTCGCGGAGCGGCTCGACGGCGGTCTCGGCCGGATGTGCTTCGGCGCCGGCGCCGGGCTCGACCCGGAGTCCGCGCTGGACGCGGCGCTCTGCGAGATCGCCACCGACGCGGTGAACCTCCAGGGCAGGTCGGAACGGGACGAGGCCCGGCTGCGCACCATGGCGAAGGACTTCACCGAGGTCACGGCGCTGCACGACCACCCGCTCGTCTACGGCGTCCCGGAGATGGGCGTCCACGCCGACTTCCTGCTGCGCGCGACACCCACACGCGGGCCGCTCGCGGTCGCCGACCTCGCGTGGCCGGACGCCTCCGGCGCGATGGTCTCCCCCGATCTGCGGGACGACCTGGAGCGGTGCGTCGCCGCGGTGACCGCGGCCGGCTTCGACGTGGTGGTCGTGGACCAGACCCTGCCCGAGCAGCGGCTGCTGGGACTGCACACGTTCAGCGTGCTGGTGCCCGGACTGCTGCCGATCGACTTCGGCTGGTCACGTCAGCGCGCCCTGGGCATGCCCCGGCT